One Siniperca chuatsi isolate FFG_IHB_CAS linkage group LG5, ASM2008510v1, whole genome shotgun sequence DNA window includes the following coding sequences:
- the dbnlb gene encoding drebrin-like b isoform X1 codes for MAVNLSKNGPALTAAFKEVVDEKSNTNWALFTYEGNSNDIRLAEKGDGGLEELVEELNSGKVMYAFCRVQDPNSGLPKYVLINWTGEGVKDARKGICANHVSSMANFLKGAHVTINARADEDVEPDVIMQKVAKASGANYSFHKEASSRFQDSGPQGPVGSVYQKTNAMSEIRKTNKDNFWAQAEKEEEKRLQEERHKAEEERQQLERDRKDREAKEAAQRDKRDKERATQIEQQKKYQQQQEAESKVQENQRWEEQEENQAAQKKAVRRGESVEKANEAASLISQRALNPREMFKQRERGITPSDSDVPSAAPASPQPGRLQSPFLSKPMYESERASSPQRQASPVPAGSASPVRATEPDVDDGQSRCEYDEQEATPQEQFKEEALAANSYVQETAYEEPAQVEENNSYEVTAGDTSDRGVCARALYDYQAADDTEISFDPDDIITGIEMIDDGWWRGFSPDGHFGMFPANYVELI; via the exons ATGGAGGACTGGAGGAGTTGGTTGAGGAATTGAACAGTGGAAAAGTGATGTATGCTTTCTGCCGGGTCCAGGATCCAAATTCTGGTCTGCCTAAATATGTCCTCATCAACTGG ACTGGTGAAGGAGTGAAGGACGCTAGGAAAGGAATATGTGCAAATCATGTCAGCTCCATGGCAAATTTTCTTAAG GGGGCCCATGTCACAATAAACGCCAGAGCAGATGAGGACGTGGAACCTGATGTGATCATGCAAAAGGTGGCTAAAGCTTCAGGAGCAAACTACAGCTTCCACAAAGAAGCTTCCAGCCGCTTCCAGGACAGCGGTCCTCAGGGTCCTGTG GGCTCAGTGTACCAGAAGACCAACGCTATGTCAGAAATCAGAAAGACCAACAAAGACAACTTCTGGGCTCAGGCAGAG aaagaagaggagaaacgTCTGCAGGAGGAGCGGCACAAGGCAGAGGAGGAACGCcagcagctggagagagacagaaaagacagagaggccAAGGAGGCAGCGCAGAGGGACAAAAGGGACAAGGAGAGGGCCACTCAGATTGAGCAACAAAA GAagtaccagcagcagcaggaagctgaGAGTAAAGTGCAGGAGAATCAACGCTGG gaggagcaggaggagaaccAGGCAGCCCAGAAGAAAGCAGTCAGGAGAGGTGAATCTGTGGAAAAGGCCAAC gAGGCGGCTTCTCTCATCTCTCAGCGTGCTTTAAACCCCAGAGAGATGTTCaagcagagggagaggggaaTAACTCCCAGTGACTCAGACGTCCCCTCTGCTGCCCCTGCTAGCCCCCAGCCAG GGCGTCTGCAAAGCCCTTTTCTGTCTAAGCCAATGTATGAAAGTGAGCGAGCCAGCTCACCTCAGCGCCAAGCTTCTCCTGTGCCAGCAGGCTCCGCCTCTCCTGTCCGTGCCACAG AGCCTGATGTGGATGATGGACAGTCCAGGTGTGAGTATGATGAGCAGGAGGCAACCCCCCAGGAGCAATTTAAAG AGGAGGCACTGGCTGCTAACTCCTACGTCCAAGAAACGGCTTATGAAGAGCCCGCTCAG GTGGAGGAGAATAACTCCTATGAGGTGACTGCTGGGGATACCTCAGACAGAGGCGTCTGTGCCAGAGCATTATATGACTACCAGGCTG CTGACGACACAGAGATCTCATTTGATCCCGACGATATCATCACCGGGATCGAGATGATAGATGACGGCTGGTGGCGAGGCTTCAGCCCAGACGGCCATTTTGGAATGTTCCCAGCCAATTACGTGGAGCTTATCTAG
- the arid5a gene encoding AT-rich interactive domain-containing protein 5A — protein MAQEDQSETSRQTAGSDGEKGTENQASPSVIEIHDSMTECEEEARPNLVPIVEKAFVSSLHSFMKDRGTPIERIPHLGFKQINLWRIYKAVEKLGGYDSVTARRLWKKVYDELGGSPGSTSAATCTRRHYEKLVLPFERHIKGEEDKPLPLSKPRKPYKRNLDGKITKAERKRKRTPSDREMDSEILTQRSPEAACQSEAVLHPHPALWTATSDRHHPDCSQPNRTTTNLCTSVYARLVHVPTSSPWTAHIPSTAGEVISPLEKKKRMAQASLNLPLSPQSEDKERPSVIQCSQSPARASSSQNCNSSDGSPLPLSSSSSRSPSPYSVSSEDVQAGNEDKSASGSELSPNCSSSAKNTSGHSEESKSVSCSQISKDPAGQNKDVSHVSSQSADSTKVQNIDWKPFHRGSGKHFTHPFYPSSSFTVKSDWAPTSTSSFTKVIPKSVQLLRPAPIRPGYKIHQGRLMQQDNSLTCAKKLNTMAPWLYQTEKREKSRTMLQKVPPTQQSLSHSTASLPVSCVLSSYDKSGRDSRHQPPLHPAFLPNRMRLPQSQLMYHHVPVGPTHSALIGSAVFPYPYSIPLFNPQTGYTLPAMNPIYPHKL, from the exons ATGG CTCAAGAGGACCAGAGTGAGACGTCACGACAAACAGCAGGCAGTGATGGAGAGAAGGGGACAGAAAACCAG GCCTCTCCCTCTGTCATTGAGATTCATGACTCTATGACTGAATGTGAGGAAGAAGCGAGGCCCAATCTAGTGCCAATAGTGGAGAAGGCTTTTGTATCAAGTCTCCACTCTTTTATGAAGGACAGAGGTACACCCATAGAAAGGATTCCACATCTGGGCTTCAAGCAGA TTAATCTTTGGAGGATCTACAAAGCTGTTGAGAAACTTGGGGGCTATGATTCA GTGACGGCGCGGCGTCTTTGGAAGAAAGTGTATGATGAGCTGGGAGGAAGTCCAGGTAGCACCAGCGCTGCTACTTGCACTCGCAGACACTATGAAAA GTTGGTGCTGCCCTTTGAAAGACACAtaaaaggagaggaggacaaaCCTCTGCCTCTGAGCAAACCACGGAAGCCATATAAAAGAAACCTGGATGGCAAGATCACCAaggctgagaggaagaggaaaagaactccgtcagacagagagatggattCTGAG ATACTCACACAGAGAAGTCCAGAGGCTGCCTGCCAAAGTGAAGCAGTGCTGCATCCTCACCCCGCTCTCTGGACTGCCACCTCTGACAGACACCATCCAGACTGCTCTCAGCCAAACAGAACCACCACTAATCTTTGCACTTCTGTCTATGCCCGCCTTGTCCATGTCCCCACATCCAGCCCTTGGACTGCTCATATCCCATCCACTGCTGGAGAGGTCATTTCTcctctggagaaaaaaaagcgaATGGCTCAGGCCAGCCTTAACTTGCCCCTGAGTCCTCAGAGCGAGGATAAAGAAAGGCCCTCCGTCATTCAGTGCTCCCAGTCTCCGGCCCGGGCTTCTTCCAGCCAGAACTGCAACTCCTCTGACGGCTCCCCGCTCCCTttatcctcttcctcttcccgCAGCCCTTCCCCTTACTCTGTTTCATCAGAGGACGTTCAAGCAGGGAATGAAGATAAATCTGCATCAGGCTCTGAACTATCCCCTAACTGTTCCAGCTCTGCGAAAAATACATCTGGCCATAGTGAGGAAAGCAAGTCTGTGAGCTGTAGTCAGATATCCAAAGACCCTGCAGGACAGAATAAAGACGTTTCTCACGTCAGCTCCCAATCCGCAGACTCGACCAAAGTCCAGAATATAGACTGGAAGCCATTCCATAGAGGGAGTGGAAAACATTTCACCCATCCCTTCTACCCATCCTCCTCATTCACTGTGAAGTCTGACTGGGCTCCAACATCTACCTCTAGTTTCACCAAAGTTATTCCAAAATCTGTGCAGCTTCTGCGACCCGCTCCTATTCGGCCAGGTTATAAAATCCACCAGGGCAGGTTGATGCAGCAGGACAACTCTCTGACTTGTGCAAAGAAGCTGAACACCATGGCTCCATGGCTTTATCAGacagagaagagggagaaatcCAGGACAATGCTACAAAAAGTTCCTCCCACTCAGCAGAGTCTGTCCCATTCCACAGCCAGCCTGCCGGTATCGTGCGTCCTGTCAAGCTACGACAAATCAGGGAGAGACTCTCGGCACCAACCTCCATTACACCCTGCATTTCTCCCCAACAGAATGAGACTACCACAATCTCAGCTAATGTACCATCATGTCCCAGTGGGTCCAACTCACTCTGCTCTCATTGGGTCTGCTGTTTTCCCATATCCCTACTCCATTCCTCTGTTCAATCCCCAAACTGGATATACTCTACCTGCCATGAATCCCATTTATCCTCACAAGCTGTGA
- the gins4 gene encoding DNA replication complex GINS protein SLD5, with protein MSDALSDDGNQDDSQEDVMTPAELIAKLEEAWLNEKFSPELLENKSEVVECVMEQLTHMEANLQRVKKGDTKASIHRMEIDRIRFVLSSYLRSRLQKIEKFFPHVLEREKSRGEGDPSLLSPEEFAFAKEYYANTETYLKAVALKRMPSNLQTVDMLKAVPEPCLDSFVFLRVKERQENILVEPETDDQREYVVDLEEGSQHLMRYRTIAPLVSSGAVQLI; from the exons ATGTCGGACGCTTTGTCTGATGACGGCAACCAAGATGACAGTCAGGAGGATGTTATGACCCCGGCGGAGCTGATCGCTAAACTGGAAGAA GCTTGGCTGAATGAAAAGTTCTCACCGGAGCTGCTGGAGAACAAGTCAGAAGTGGTGGAGTGTGTGATGGAGCAGCTGACTCACATG GAAGCCAACTTGCAGCGGGTGAAGAAAGGTGACACGAAGGCCAGCATCCATCGCATGGAAATAGACAGGATTCGTTTTGTGCTAAGCAGCTACCTGCGCTCTCGTCTGCAGAAG ATTGAAAAGTTTTTCCCACATGTCCTGGAGAGAGAAAAGTCTCGAGGTGAGGGAGACCCGTCACTGCTTTCGCCCGAGGAGTTTGCCTTTGCCAAAGA GTACTATGCCAACACAGAAACCTACCTGAAGGCTGTAGCACTGAAGCGCATGCCCTCCAACCTGCAGACGGTGGATATGCTCAAAGCAG TGCCTGAGCCCTGCTTGGACTCCTTTGTGTTTCTGCgggtgaaagagagacaggaaaacatCTTGGTGGAGCCTGAAACAGATGATCAGAG AGAGTATGTTGTGGATCTTGAAGAGGGCTCTCAGCATCTAATGCGGTATCGAACTATAGCACCACTCGTTTCAAGTGGAGCTGTGCAGTTAATTTGA
- the ppp1r3c2b gene encoding protein phosphatase 1 regulatory subunit 3C-B-like: LSLASVLPLVGLRSTAQSAGLSEIAVRLCLNQSKQLCPHVWVPILKPQRPCIRPPVSDQLSSDILSQAFLAHPLPSFLDDLDDDVLIPIKNKRVVFADSRGLSLTAVRVFSDEEEQSDLDVLPSLQGLGSMTEDGYSCTVSTCCPGTRLKLGFPQPSADFQAFRAKLAESMVILENCSVTEQALQGTVRVRNISFQKDVRVRVTFDSWQSYRDVSCTYLQKRFGGPQTDIFEFDIAIPKVLDAKRKIEFCLRYLPGGQSEPFWDNNSGQNYSIAVCVSSHLCRGKNLSERA, from the coding sequence TTATCTCTTGCAAGCGTCCTGCCACTGGTTGGCCTCAGGTCAACGGCCCAGTCAGCTGGACTCTCAGAGATTGCTGTCAGGCTGTGCTTGAACCAAAGTAAACAACTGTGTCCTCATGTTTGGGTTCCCATCCTGAAGCCCCAGCGCCCTTGCATCCGTCCTCCAGTTTCAGATCAGCTGTCCTCTGACATCTTGAGCCAAGCCTTTCTGGCCCACCCTCTCCCATCTTTCTTGGATGACTTGGATGATGATGTTTTGATCCCAATCAAGAACAAACGCGTGGTTTTCGCTGACTCGCGGGGATTGTCTCTAACAGCCGTGCGAGTGTTTTCCGATGAAGAGGAGCAGTCTGACCTCGACGTACTGCCGTCGCTGCAGGGTTTGGGAAGCATGACAGAGGATGGCTACAGCTGCACCGTCAGCACCTGCTGTCCAGGAACACGGCTCAAACTGGGCTTCCCGCAGCCCTCTGCAGATTTCCAGGCCTTTCGTGCCAAGCTGGCAGAGAGCATGGTTATCCTGGAGAACTGCAGTGTTACTGAACAGGCCCTCCAAGGTACCGTCCGAGTCAGGAACATCAGTTTCCAGAAGGATGTGCGTGTACGCGTCACCTTTGACTCGTGGCAGAGCTACAGAGATGTGTCCTGTACATACCTGCAGAAACGCTTCGGAGGGCCTCAGACAGACATCTTTGAATTTGATATTGCCATTCCTAAAGTGCTAGATGCCAAAAGGAAGATAGAATTCTGTTTACGTTATTTACCAGGAGGGCAGAGCGAGCCTTTTTGGGACAATAACAGTGGACAGAATTACagcattgctgtgtgtgtgagctcacATCTCTGTCGCGGGAAGAATCTAAGTGAAAGGGCATGA
- the LOC122876171 gene encoding phytanoyl-CoA hydroxylase-interacting protein produces the protein MTEMDAPLSTPCNIQICEVTCDSFRIIWDMTPEDTARATHFFIDLSRKESRDPNRFKHRDVPTKLVAKAVPLPMAVRGHWFLSPRTEYCVAVQTAVRQPDGDYLVSEWSQVVEFCTGDYAMEHLQQLLDKAKGSAGRLLKFSVFYRNQQPDYFDYARRECGGLMRPALKDSSGSHGSPINSKLQGVFFSCNTEFDTGLPPKDSPYGPLRFQIPAGHLLNPNISLYFADFYCMYTAYHYVVLVLAPVDSEGDTFCRSRLPILDLASNPFLTYTAPQRPGEEPLYCHASDVILEVLFTEPVHLDQGSVEQISGHHQLKSLTTANAKKDPSCKVCNISVGR, from the exons ATGACAGAAATGGACGCCCCTCTCTCCACCCCCTGCAATATCCAGATTTGTGAGGTGACCTGTGACTCCTTCCGCATCATTTGGGATATGACCCCCGAGGACACTGCCAGAGCCACACACTTCTTCATTGACCTGAGCCGCAAAGAGAGCAGGGACCCCAACCGCTTTAAACACAGG GATGTGCCAACCAAGTTGGTGGCGAAGGCTGTGCCTCTTCCCATGGCAGTGAGGGGACACTGGTTCCTCAGCCCGCGGACAGAGTACTGTGTTGCTGTCCAAACTGCTGTCCGACAACCAGACGGTGACTACCTGGTGTCAGAGTGGAGCCAGGTGGTGGAGTTCTGCACTGGAG ACTATGCCATGGAACACCTACAGCAGCTTCTTGACAAGGCCAAAGGCTCTGCAGGGAGGCTGCTGAAATTCTCTGTGTTTTATCGCAACCAGCAACCAGACTACTTTGACTACGCCAG AAGGGAATGTGGAGGCCTGATGCGTCCAGCGCTAAAAGACAGCAGTGGGAGTCATGGTTCTCCTATCAACAGCAAACTGCAAGGAGTCTTCTTCAGCTGCAACACAGAGTTTGATACAGGCCTCCCTCCCAAAGACTCCCCGTATGGCCCCCTGCGTTTCCAGATCCCAGCTGGACACCTGCTGAACCCCAACATCAGCCTGTACTTTGCAGActtctactgtatgtacacagcCTACCACTACGTGGTGTTGGTGCTGGCCCCTGTTGACTCAGAGGGAGACACCTTCTGTCGCTCCCGCCTCCCTATTCTGGACTTGGCCTCCAACCCCTTCCTGACATACACTGCCCCCCAGAGGCCAGGAGAGGAGCCTCTGTACTGTCATGCCAGTGACGTCATCCTTGAGGTGCTTTTCACAGAGCCGGTTCATTTGGATCAGGGCAGTGTGGAGCAGATCAGCGGGCACCACCAGCTTAAGAGCCTGACCACAGCCAACGCCAAGAAAGACCCAAGCTGCAAAGTGTGCAACATCAGTGTGGGACGCTAA
- the polr3d gene encoding DNA-directed RNA polymerase III subunit RPC4, with the protein MADSGSSDSSGQRLPSPGGSNIGLLMGRRPPAAISTGRLPSMRSRDLTLGGVKKKTFTPNIIGRKAKEETKVEGGQRRDRRDGDRGRGPRDRGRGRGRPEVIQSHSIFEQGPAEMMMMKKRGGYENERDAPAIGPSPIINIKKEKRETEEETKEILRKLERDNFIDDPFLRSEQSSCPVQLPLAVSGWGFKEEFTNASVKIEKVEEDDEPMEPAVEVKQEPEEIDIKKSEGACRPPPLPEPEVLPDLLHRWSLSKGEELFFMQLPDSLPGQPPTKEHRPVKTEVQSEDGQSVLLKTESQEEEPEDNNCNLKDLREGVVGKMLVRKSGRVQLILGQVTLDVSLGTSCAFLQELVSIGTEGRTGDLTVLGNVKHKMVCSPDFEALLESSA; encoded by the exons ATGGCAGATTCGGGCTCAAGTGACTCCAGTGGTCAACGTTTGCCAAGTCCTGGAGGGAGCAATATAGGACTGCTGATGGGCCGCCGGCCACCCGCCGCCATCTCTACTGGCCGTCTCCCCTCAATGCGTTCTAGAGACCTCACCCTGGGAGGAGTGAAGAAG aaaactTTTACACCCAACATTATCGGCCGAAAAGCCAAAGAGGA AACAAAAGTTGAAGgtggacagaggagagacaggagggaTGGAGATCGAGGTCGAGGTCCGAGAGATAGAGGCAGGGGCCGAGGTCGCCCAGAAGTCATCCAGTCCCACTCTATTTTTGAACAGGGGCCCgcagagatgatgatgatgaaaaagagAG GAGGCTATGAAAATGAGAGAGATGCTCCGGCCATCGGACCGTCACCCATCATCAATAttaaaaaggagaagagagagactgaggaagagaccAAAGAGATTCTGCGCAAGCTGGAGCGAGATAAT tttataGACGATCCCTTCCTGAGGAGTGAGCAGAGTAGCTGCCCTGTCCAGCTTCCCCTTGCTGTGTCGGGATGGGGATTCAAGGAGGAGTTTACTAACGCTTCTGTTAAAATTGAGAAGGTAGAGGAAGATGATGAACCCATGGAACCTGCAGTTGAAG TGAAACAGGAGCCAGAGGAAATCGACATAAAGAAGTCAGAGGGAGCTTGcaggcctcctcctctccctgagCCTGAAGTTCTGCCTGACCTGCTGCATAGATGGAGTCTGAGCAAAGGGGAGGAGCTGTTCTTCATGCAGCTGCCGGACTCGCTGCCCGGCCAACCCCCCACCAAAGAGCACAGGCCGGTGAAAACAGAGGTGCAGTCAGAGGACGGACAGTCTGTGCTTCTGAAAACAGAGTCTCAG GAGGAGGAACCTGAAGACAACAACTGCAATCTGAAAGACCTGCGGGAGGGTGTTGTAGGAAAAATGCTTGTGCGGAAGTCTGGCCGGGTACAGCTCATACTGGGACAAGTGACACTTGATGTGTCTCTAGGAACGTCATGCGCTTTCCTGCAG GAGCTGGTCTCTATTGGTACTGAGGGAAGAACGGGCGACTTGACTGTATTAGGGaatgtcaaacacaaaatggTTTGTTCCCCAGACTTTGAGGCTCTACTGGAGAGCAGCGCTTGA